In Modestobacter versicolor, a single genomic region encodes these proteins:
- a CDS encoding glycoside hydrolase family 71 protein gives MPTTRPRRGDRHRPPRRLLVLAAAVVAVLVAVVIVVVAGGDDRVERPGDHPLAFDLPSAGELAGSPRKVFAHYFPPYPISLDDEPAATDYYTREYLDPDGEGGVHAAYGGFFRDRPLPRDPHRSGDWELADMATDVRNASAAGIDGFTVDLLGLAGSDYWPTVLLLLQAAEQADPDFTIVLMPDATSPAVDDVDALADAVAGLAAEFTSLYRLDDGRLVVSPFFAERVGAPWWTRWLEVMSTEHDLDVALVPCFLTYDAGTADAFAPISHGFSNWGDRSPGAQGDLVVAAAEAHARGKIWMQPVSMQDQRPAQGLYDEALNTENLRLTWQAAVDAADWVQLTTWNDYSEGTEFAPSTNIGWGPLDIGAWYLAQFKTGAEPDLVRDVVYVSHRVQFAGAVPSGQTQLMQLREGSSPPRDAVEVLSFLTAPATVRVEVGDEVHRYEAPAGVHAELLPLAVGRVAAEVERDGDVVTEVASPFEVQADPVVQDVQYRVVSSGRGTADQLP, from the coding sequence ATGCCGACCACCCGCCCCCGCCGCGGGGACCGACACCGGCCGCCCCGCCGGCTGCTCGTCCTCGCGGCGGCGGTGGTCGCCGTGCTGGTGGCCGTCGTGATCGTGGTCGTCGCGGGGGGCGACGACCGCGTCGAGCGCCCCGGGGACCACCCGCTGGCCTTCGACCTGCCGTCGGCCGGGGAGCTGGCCGGCTCGCCCCGCAAGGTCTTCGCGCACTACTTCCCGCCGTACCCGATCTCGCTGGACGACGAGCCGGCCGCCACCGACTACTACACCCGCGAGTACCTGGACCCCGACGGCGAGGGCGGGGTGCACGCCGCCTACGGCGGGTTCTTCCGCGACCGGCCGCTGCCCCGCGACCCCCACCGGTCGGGCGACTGGGAGCTGGCCGACATGGCCACCGACGTCCGCAACGCCTCGGCGGCCGGCATCGACGGGTTCACCGTCGACCTGCTGGGCCTGGCCGGCAGCGACTACTGGCCGACCGTGCTCCTGCTGCTGCAGGCGGCCGAGCAGGCCGACCCGGACTTCACCATCGTGCTCATGCCCGACGCCACCTCGCCGGCGGTCGACGACGTCGACGCCCTCGCCGACGCCGTGGCCGGGCTGGCCGCCGAGTTCACGTCGCTGTACCGCCTCGACGACGGCCGGCTGGTCGTCTCCCCGTTCTTCGCGGAGCGGGTCGGTGCGCCGTGGTGGACGCGGTGGCTGGAGGTGATGTCCACCGAGCACGACCTGGACGTCGCCCTGGTGCCCTGCTTCCTCACCTACGACGCCGGGACGGCGGACGCGTTCGCCCCGATCAGCCACGGGTTCTCCAACTGGGGCGACCGCAGCCCCGGCGCGCAGGGCGACCTGGTCGTGGCCGCCGCCGAGGCGCACGCCCGCGGGAAGATCTGGATGCAGCCGGTCTCGATGCAGGACCAGCGCCCCGCCCAGGGCCTCTACGACGAGGCGCTGAACACCGAGAACCTGCGGCTGACCTGGCAGGCGGCGGTCGACGCGGCCGACTGGGTGCAGCTGACGACGTGGAACGACTACTCGGAGGGCACCGAGTTCGCGCCGTCCACCAACATCGGCTGGGGCCCGCTGGACATCGGCGCCTGGTACCTGGCGCAGTTCAAGACCGGAGCGGAGCCCGACCTCGTCCGCGACGTCGTGTACGTGTCCCACCGCGTGCAGTTCGCCGGCGCCGTGCCGTCGGGGCAGACGCAGCTGATGCAGCTGCGGGAGGGCAGCAGCCCGCCGCGCGACGCGGTCGAGGTGCTGTCCTTCCTCACCGCGCCGGCGACCGTGCGGGTGGAGGTCGGCGACGAGGTGCACCGCTACGAGGCACCGGCCGGCGTGCACGCCGAGCTGCTGCCGCTCGCCGTCGGCCGGGTGGCCGCCGAGGTGGAGCGGGACGGCGACGTCGTCACCGAGGTCGCGTCACCGTTCGAGGTGCAGGCCGACCCGGTGGTCCAGGACGTGCAGTACCGCGTGGTGAGCAGCGGCCGCGGGACCGCCGATCAGCTCCCGTAG
- a CDS encoding DUF7402 domain-containing protein, with amino-acid sequence MRAPSPSSRRQRLAQRLLQSSSAVPGRAARRVSVAVVSAVLLGTGALALAPAASAADCPLGSTVNVVAHPDDDLFFINPAIARDVTAGRCSTTVFATSGDGGDRAGYSQGRELGLQAAYADMAGVANSWTAARPTFAGKAVTVMTLTARPTVQLVYLRLPDGNIDGSGFASAGYGSLEKLYRNQVSSLSTIDAPQQTYTRSALVATLGAALTAASPTAIRTMDDVHDYGDGDHSDHYTVARLTAEARAQYLPSVRFNGYLGYPGGYLPENVTGTDRAAKLSAFEAYAPYDSAMCPTLEECRAAGRPDALWLLRSYLTDGGSDTTPDPGTEDGNAAAAARVTASSQNTETGQLAAKAVDGTVDGWPGDHTAEWATQGGGAGSWLELNWGEGIGLDHVTLFDRPNTSDRITGGTLTFSDGSTVAVPALADDGSAVTVTFTPRTTTSVRLTITSVSSTTSNVGLAEIQAWTGGGSTTPPPTTTPPTTTPPTTTPPTTTPPTTTPPTSTPSANVAGAATVTASSQNTETGQLASKAVDGVVDGWPGTYTAEWATQGGGSGSWLQLAWAQPRSLDRVVLHDRPNTSDRITGGRLTFSDGSTVAVPSLPDNGTALTVTFAARSTTSLRLDVTAVSTTTSNVGLAELQAWTVAGTPTTSAPTTTAPTTSAPPTTTAPTTTAPTTSAPPTTTAPTTSAPPTTTPPTTTAPTTTTPPTTTAPTTSVPATTNVARSATVTASSQNSATGQLASKAVDGVVDGYPGVHTAEWATQGIGAGSWLQLGWASPVRVGRVVLHDRPNPNDQVTGATITFSDGTSVTVPVLDNAGGAVTVTFPARSTSTLRVTITSVSGTTESVGLAELLAYGS; translated from the coding sequence GTGCGCGCCCCCTCTCCGTCGTCCCGCCGCCAGCGCCTCGCGCAGCGGCTCCTGCAGTCGTCGTCGGCGGTGCCCGGCCGGGCGGCCAGGCGCGTCTCCGTCGCGGTCGTGTCGGCGGTGCTGCTCGGCACCGGTGCGCTGGCGCTGGCACCCGCTGCCTCGGCCGCGGACTGCCCGCTCGGCAGCACGGTCAACGTCGTGGCCCACCCCGACGACGACCTCTTCTTCATCAACCCGGCGATCGCGCGGGACGTCACCGCCGGCCGGTGCAGCACCACCGTCTTCGCCACCTCGGGCGACGGTGGCGACCGTGCGGGGTACTCCCAGGGCCGCGAGCTGGGCCTGCAGGCGGCCTACGCCGACATGGCCGGCGTCGCGAACTCCTGGACGGCGGCGCGTCCGACCTTCGCCGGCAAGGCCGTCACGGTCATGACCCTGACCGCGCGGCCGACCGTGCAGCTGGTCTACCTCCGGCTGCCCGACGGCAACATCGACGGCAGCGGCTTCGCCAGCGCCGGCTACGGCAGCCTGGAGAAGCTGTACCGCAACCAGGTCAGCAGCCTGTCGACGATCGACGCCCCGCAGCAGACCTACACCCGGTCGGCGCTGGTGGCCACGCTCGGCGCGGCGCTCACCGCCGCCTCGCCCACCGCGATCCGGACCATGGACGACGTCCACGACTACGGCGACGGCGACCACAGCGACCACTACACGGTGGCCCGGCTCACCGCGGAGGCCCGCGCGCAGTACCTGCCCTCCGTCCGGTTCAACGGCTACCTCGGCTACCCCGGTGGCTACCTCCCGGAGAACGTCACCGGCACCGACCGGGCGGCCAAGCTCAGCGCCTTCGAGGCGTACGCGCCCTACGACTCGGCGATGTGCCCCACCCTCGAGGAGTGCCGGGCCGCCGGCCGGCCGGACGCGCTCTGGCTGCTGCGCAGCTACCTGACCGACGGCGGCAGCGACACCACCCCCGACCCGGGCACCGAGGACGGCAACGCGGCCGCGGCGGCGCGGGTGACGGCGTCCTCGCAGAACACCGAGACCGGGCAGCTGGCGGCCAAGGCCGTCGACGGCACCGTCGACGGCTGGCCGGGTGACCACACCGCCGAGTGGGCGACCCAGGGCGGCGGCGCGGGCAGCTGGCTGGAGCTGAACTGGGGCGAGGGCATCGGTCTCGACCACGTCACCCTCTTCGACCGGCCGAACACCAGCGACCGGATCACCGGCGGCACGCTCACCTTCTCCGACGGGTCGACCGTCGCCGTGCCCGCGCTGGCCGACGACGGCTCCGCGGTCACCGTCACCTTCACGCCCCGCACGACGACGTCGGTGCGGTTGACGATCACCTCGGTCAGCTCGACCACGTCCAACGTGGGGCTCGCCGAGATCCAGGCCTGGACCGGCGGCGGGTCGACGACCCCGCCCCCGACGACCACGCCCCCCACCACGACGCCTCCCACCACCACGCCGCCCACCACGACCCCGCCGACAACGACCCCGCCGACCTCGACCCCGTCCGCCAACGTGGCCGGCGCGGCGACGGTGACGGCCTCGTCGCAGAACACCGAGACCGGCCAGCTGGCGAGCAAGGCCGTCGACGGGGTGGTCGACGGGTGGCCCGGCACCTACACCGCCGAGTGGGCGACCCAGGGTGGTGGCTCCGGGAGCTGGCTCCAGCTCGCCTGGGCGCAGCCCCGGTCGCTGGACCGCGTCGTGCTCCACGACCGGCCGAACACCAGTGACCGGATCACCGGGGGCAGACTGACCTTCTCCGACGGGTCGACCGTCGCGGTGCCCTCGCTGCCCGACAACGGCACCGCCCTGACCGTCACCTTCGCAGCACGCTCCACCACGTCGCTGCGCCTGGACGTCACCGCGGTCAGCACGACCACGTCGAACGTGGGCCTGGCCGAGCTGCAGGCGTGGACGGTGGCCGGTACGCCGACGACCAGCGCACCCACGACCACCGCGCCGACGACCAGCGCACCGCCGACCACCACGGCTCCCACGACGACGGCGCCCACCACCTCGGCACCGCCGACGACCACCGCGCCCACGACCAGCGCACCGCCGACCACGACGCCTCCCACGACGACGGCGCCCACCACCACGACACCGCCCACCACGACGGCGCCCACCACCTCGGTGCCCGCGACCACCAACGTGGCCCGGTCGGCGACGGTGACGGCCTCCTCGCAGAACTCCGCGACCGGTCAGCTCGCCAGCAAGGCGGTCGACGGTGTCGTGGACGGGTACCCCGGCGTGCACACCGCGGAGTGGGCCACCCAGGGCATCGGCGCCGGGAGCTGGCTGCAGCTCGGCTGGGCGTCCCCGGTGCGGGTCGGCCGGGTCGTGCTGCACGACCGGCCGAACCCCAACGACCAGGTCACCGGGGCCACGATCACCTTCTCCGACGGCACCTCGGTCACCGTGCCGGTGCTGGACAACGCCGGGGGAGCGGTCACGGTGACCTTCCCGGCCCGGTCCACCAGCACGCTGCGGGTCACCATCACCTCGGTGAGCGGCACCACCGAGAGCGTCGGGCTGGCCGAGCTGCTGGCCTACGGGAGCTGA